The genomic stretch TCCATGAGTGGCACGCGGCGAGCCTCGCTGCGCATCGAAGGCAAGGTGCAGGGCGTCTTCTTCCGGGAGAGCGCCCGCGTTGAGGCCACACGCCTGGGTCTGACAGGCTGGGTGCGCAACCGGCCGGACGGGGCCGTGGAGGCCGTCGTGGAAGGGGAGCCCGCCGTGCTCGAGGAATTCATCCGTTGGTGTCATCGCGGTCC from Myxococcus xanthus encodes the following:
- a CDS encoding acylphosphatase, whose protein sequence is MGRSMSGTRRASLRIEGKVQGVFFRESARVEATRLGLTGWVRNRPDGAVEAVVEGEPAVLEEFIRWCHRGPTQARVSGVQRTDGEATGEFSHFNVERTS